One window of the Manihot esculenta cultivar AM560-2 chromosome 14, M.esculenta_v8, whole genome shotgun sequence genome contains the following:
- the LOC110631231 gene encoding protein C2-DOMAIN ABA-RELATED 4 translates to MAESPGSPPAEKKSSSSSLMNSLLGLLRIRIKRGVNLAVRDVRSSDPYVVVKMGKQKLKTRVIHKDINPEWNEDLTLSVVDPELPVKLTVYDHDTFSKDDRMGDAEFGIQTFIDALRMNLGELPNGTVIAREQPSRQNYLSEETCVCYTDGKVIQDLCLRLRNVECGEVEIQLQWIDLPGAKGI, encoded by the exons ATGGCAGAATCGCCAGGATCGCCGCCTGCTGAAAAGAAATCGTCGTCTTCGTCGTTGATGAATAGTCTTCTAGGTTTGCTCAGGATTCGCATCAAACGCGGCGTCAACCTCGCCGTTCGTGATGTTCGTAGTAGCGATCCTTATGTCGTCGTCAAGATGGGCAAACAG AAACTGAAGACTCGTGTAATACATAAGGATATTAATCCAGAATGGAATGAGGATTTAACTCTTTCTGTTGTTGATCCTGAACTTCCAGTCAAGCTG ACTGTGTATGATCATGACACATTTAGCAAAGATGACAGAATGGGAGATGCAGAGTTTGGAATCCAAACATTCATAGATGCCTTAAGGATGAATTTGGGAGAGCTTCCAAATGGTACTGTAATCGCTAGAGAGCAACCTAGCAGGCAGAATTACTTGTCTGAAGAAACCTGCGTCTGTTATACTGATGGTAAAGTGATTCAAGATCTCTGCCTCAGATTAAGAAATGTGGAATGTGGTGAAGTGGAAATCCAACTCCAATGGATTGACCTTCCTGGTGCCAAGGGtatataa
- the LOC110631273 gene encoding homologous recombination OB-fold protein, which translates to MDQPWEEALDLDDSDLPSLRPLKRRNHQTTASAAAEPTVSQPFLQRCSISQSSQTLSSQNLQNLVSQFHLPPSSSPRLIPGPAGNVQSAMLRRRKNQNGENLAADFCEEPIPTQEYIRKVMEDGVAEDDDDFTGDPWLCAVDFIRRQGLADEDGAIGIPLSVIKSRIKSIDKVAQVVAIVKSCTPNGLGDAMVTLKDPTGTIDGTIHSRVLNDGAFGKDMSIGAAIILQKVAVFAPSRSAYYLNITLSNMVKVISKDCKLSVTQDCSAPVIKHAGPVFEHNEKSWMPQMPFSLSQGRTDGIMNSLRQNANKGGSSHNDQQSECKEGTWGRCSDDGNKENQNVDAGTELFLVNQNVANEAIEVANEMKDKEIKHSTRAGRTNKLEGAQCGSTAEGLIDAFNKQETGNVNRTNRRKPPTWRNSPPQWTDEQLDQLFEMD; encoded by the exons ATGGACCAACCATGGGAAGAAGCTCTAGACCTAGACGATTCAGATCTCCCTTCCCTCCGCCCTCTCAAACGCCGTAACCACCAAACCACGGCCTCCGCTGCCGCCGAACCCACTGTCTCTCAACCGTTTCTCCAGCGCTGCTCTATTTCTCAATCCTCTCAAACTCTatcctcccaaaacctccaaaATCTCGTCTCTCAATTCCATCTCCCCCCTAGCTCCTCTCCACGCCTCATCCCTGGTCCTGCAGGAAACGTTCAATCCGCCATGCTCCGCCGTCGGAAGAATCAAAATGGGGAAAATTTAGCTGCCGATTTTTGTGAAGAACCAATACCTACACAGGAGTACATTAGGAAGGTTATGGAAGATGGCGTTgctgaagatgatgatgatttcACTGGAGACCCCTGGCTCTGTGCCGTGGATTTTATTCGCCGCCAAG GCTTGGCAGATGAGGATGGTGCAATTGGGATTCCTTTGAGTGTGATAAAGAGCAGAATTAAAAGCATAGATAAAGTGGCTCAG gtTGTTGCCATTGTTAAATCTTGCACTCCAAATGGACTTGGTGATGCGATGGTGACCTTAAAG GATCCAACAGGTACAATTGATGGTACCATTCATAGCAGAGTTCTCAATGATGGGGCATTTGGGAAGGACATGTCTATTGGAGCCGCGATAATACTCCAAAAG GTAGCAGTTTTTGCCCCTTCACGCTCTGCCTATTACCTCAACATTACACTTAGCAACATGGTTAAG GTCATCTCCAAGGATTGCAAACTTTCAGTAACGCAAGACTGTTCTGCACCTGTAATCAAACATGCTGGTCCAGTGTTTG AACACAATGAAAAATCATGGATGCCACAAATGCCATTCTCTTTATCACAAGGGCGGACTGATGGAATCATGAATAGTCTCAGACAAAATGCTAATAAGGGAGGGAGTTCGCATAATGATCAACAATCGGAATGCAAAGAGGGGACATGGGGCAGATGCTCCGATgatggaaacaaggaaaaccaAAACGTAGATGCTGGTACCGAACTTTTCTTGGTCAATCAAAATGTGGCTAATGAAGCAATAGAAGTAGCTAACGAAATGAAGGACAAGGAAATAAAGCATTCAACTCGGGCTGGCAGAACCAATAAATTGGAAGGTGCCCAATGTGGAAGTACTGCAGAAGGTTTAATTGATGCGTTTAACAAGCAAGAAACTGGGAATGTTAATAGAACTAATCGGAGAAAGCCACCAACTTGGAGGAATTCACCCCCTCAGTGGACAGATGAACAGCTGGATCAGCTTTTTGAAATGGATTGA